The segment ctagccaataggggGAGGCCTAAGCCCTGCCCCGACAAAGGTGGCTAGGTGCCTCCCTCCACTCACGATTCACAGCCAGGAACCCTCTCCTGCAGTAGGTGCTTAAAGCAGGTTAGTCCTTTCTCATGAACATGTGAGGGGAAGGAGGTGACCCCCCTTTTACCCTACAGtccactggttagagcactcagccaGGGTGTGGGAAACCCTGCttctgccccactctgtctgatcaAGAGCAGGGACCTgaccccaggtgagtgccctaatcaccaggctataggTATTCTGGGGGGCGGTTGTCCCACTTCAGGGCAACTCCATCTCTATTTCCCCATCATGGTgcaccaagggcacccactctaggcttccagctcctcagccatcacctctcttgggcagagaccacaTCTCTGACTATGGCCCTCCTGACTGgtatttttccaggctgcacagttccctgtctGCCCTGTGATATCCCCAGACTGCCTAACCAGGCCAACATCTGCACATTCCATTGTCTTCGAAGCCCATGAGCAGCTGTAATGgtcagcagttacaagttaccccatagctctttctaagcaagcacatttattcttaaggtaaaagcattacagagaaaacattaacaaCAATACAGTTTATTAGCATGCTTGTAGGTTCTTTATTAACGATCACTACCCCAAtgccaacaagggctctggtaggtgCCAGTCCTTCCAAACCCATCAAGGGGTTTTTCTTTGGTTACAAGTTCATCTTAGctcagaaccagaaccaccatGAATAGTTCCAGCATTCCTGTGTCCAGCTTGGCCCTTTGATCTGGGAACATGTAATCAGCAGACAACGGTCCTCTCCTCAGGGCAGAGCTTCAAacggctgggtttttgcataactggacCTGGGGActttgccttcccctccccctagtgattccccaggaaatccatgTCATACCTATTGTCCCAAAAGCCTATTCTTGTCTGCCACATTGTTCAATGTAGCCCCGAATAATACTTAACCTTTGCAtgtaatacaatggactccaaagacacaaacttaattcaataaggtttgctGAGGATATTGCAGGAAGGGGCCATACACATCACacgtctctcctgttgaaactgttccgcGTTGTATAAAATACCTAGCTAGTCcttggagcaggggactggaacCTGGGGCTACGGGGAGAATGCACCAACCCCACGGCTATAGAGTCATTCATtctttggcccaatgactatttaagtattttatacaaagtgaaacagctgCAACACAAAAGATCGAGTGAGCCCACCCCAGAATATGCGACAGCCCCGTGGTTGGGGCACTCGCTCCCCCCTTAGGCAGACTGAGGATTTTTATTCGGGtcttccacctcccaggtgagtgctctaatcactccATCTCTGTCAGCAGTAGCAGAGCTTCGATGGATTTGCAAATGTCTACGGGCAGAGACTTTAGCAGTGGAAACTTCGGTGCCCGGGAACTTTGGGGTACCTCCAGGGTTAGGCAACAACTGAGCAGGGGGTTGATGGGCTACATTTTGAACTTAGGTGCCAAAAGTGGCAGTTAGGAGTGTAAAGTCTTCTGTGGCTCTAGCCCCGTGAGTTCAAGTCttgcagggcaacaaaaattataacgAACAAATAGTGCTGGGGCCTGTATAcggaaaaaattaacatttttgaccaaaaaaaaagtgGAATTTGTTCCCCATATTTTCAACCAGCATTATTATTGAACTGTATCATTGCTAACAATCAATAATATCCCTGTCCCCAAGTTACTTCAAGTAGAAGTGGCACCAGAGAGCGGCTTGAATGTTCCTTAGCAATGTGTTGGCGGTTACAGCAGCCGTAAGAGAACGAAAGCGTGCCTGTGCGTGCACATGATGCCTCTGATTTTTCACAATGTTTCTAGGCTCCAGCTTCCAAGTCTACTGCAGGCCATTGAAAACGCCCTCTTTGCCTTACAAAAAGCTATAATCTGCTGAGTGCTTGGTTCCAAGAAGACCCCTTTTAGGGAAGGTACATGGTGTATGGTACAGTGTCTCTTAACATGAAGTGACTTGATCGTGGTGTAGCTGGGGAAGAGACTTCTGAGATGGCAGACAAAGGCACAGCAGGAGTCAAtgactgaaagctgaagctagacaaattcagagtagaaataaggCAGTAATTTTAACGGTGAGGGagactaaccattggaacaacctaTCAAAGGAAGTGGTGCATTCTCtgtcatttgaagtctttaagtcaagatgggctgtctttctaaaagagatgctatagctcaaacagaagtggGTTTGAAGCAGAAATTATCaggtgaaattctttggcctgttatgcaggaggtcagactacatgatcataatgacCCCTTTTTGACTATAAGTCTTCGAACCCAACTACCTGCTAtcaaatagagctggtcaaaaacgtTTGGGAAAAGGAAAATTTCAACCACCACCAATAAAAGGACAAAACTTGTCCCCAGAATGTTCAACTTCTAAAATGATCTTTACTTTCTTGTTGGGCGGGGGGGTTCTTTTTCAGATCCATCACCAGAGCCTACTACAGAAACTCAGTAGGCGGGCTCCTCTTATTTGACATTACAAACCGCAGGTCCTTCCAGAACGTCCATGAGTGGCTCGAAGAGACAAAGGTGCACGTCCAGCCGTACCAGATTGTCTTTGTTTTGGTAGGTCACAAATGCGACCTTGACACACAGCGGCAAGTCACTAGACACGAGGCTGAGAAACTAGCTGCTGCATACGGCATGAAGTACATTGAGACATCTGCTCGGGATGCCATTAACGTGGAGAAGGCCTTCACTGACCTGACTCGAGATATATATGAGCTtgttaaaaggggggaaatttcgATCCAGGAAGGCTGGGAAGGGGTAAAGAGTGGGTTTGTACCGAACGTAGTGCACTCTTCAGAAGAGGTGGTGAAATCAGATAGGAGATGCTTGTGCTAATCACTTCTAGTGAGAAAAGCTATGATGAACTCTACTAATCAAACATACTCTACTAAGTGACTTCAGTGTGACGGAAAGGGATTGTAACTCTAGCATGGTGAATGGCCTCACACGTTGTTTTGGACACCAGAGGAACAGAACCAGGAAAGCAATGGTCCGTTCCAAATAACCTCTTTCAGAATTGGGGTGGCTACAAACCTATGTGAGAATGAACAAAGGTGCATGTTTATGTTGTAGGAGACAGGAGGCATAAGAACAAGAGAGGATCTGAATGAGATGGTACAGAACAGGGAATTTTACATGTACTGTTTTTGTGTGCCATGTGTTGAAGCCACAGTCTGAAAAGTCTATTAATACAACACAcatgagaggagagagaaaatctTGGTTTGCATCAACAATATATTTCCAGGAAGATTAGAATATAGTGTGGTTGCCATTCATGAATGTTACTTCCAGGGTTAActcaaaagaaatatattttacagATATGGCACGCACACTTTTGGGGCTTCATGTTCTTGTACCTCGTTAAAACATAGACTAAGACTGTAGTATGGTACTTTAACAGGAAAATAAGGGTTATTTTATTGATAACTAAAACTTAACCATCACCATCCCCCTAAAGAGGGGTGTTTTCCTTGCCCTGCCTAGCTGAGACTAAGGGCTAAGTCCAGCATGACAGCTCCAATTATAATTATCAGATGACTTTATAAATACCTATTATCTCTCTCCATGATTGTAGTAGAAGTACCTCGACTATATGGATTTCCAATATAATTAACAGATCATGAGTATAAAGCTTCCTCAGTGTATCCTCACATCCAGTATCTCACAGCTGGGTCAAGGCAACCGGTGATTAGCAGCCAGGTGGGGAATGCAGATATTTCTGTCTTACTGTCAGAAGTAGGGTGATGTTGGCAGCATTTCAGTGTAAACTTACATTGCTCCttaggaaaaaaggaaagaacaaaagaaaactaaaaagatTTAAAGCAAGAGCATCATACATCCCTGAAGGTggagttttcttttaaagaacaAGGGAAAGAGCTGGGTCCAGTACTGAAAGCAGGGGCTAGGGGCAGCAGTCTCTGCTCTTATTGTGTTGCTTTCTTTACTGGCatctggggaaggagagaaataGGAAGTGGAAGGAGGGGTATAGAGCTAAAGTGTCTGAGAGGGtgaaaagggaagaagagagaagcaTAGGAGAAAACgtcttctctttgttttatttatattctacCCAAGATGGGGCCTACACAGGGCAGGTAGCTGACTTTAAAAGGCTATAATTAAGTGTCTGTTTTCTGGGAACACCATCGTGTAAGTACTGTATTCACTAAAGCTTTTGGAATGCAGAAGGGTAACAATGCGCCTGCATTGTGCCGAGGAGGATCAACATGTTAGAAAAACGTAAAGTGACATTTATTCAAGTTTGTGAGTTTTACAAGCCAAACTGTTAATTTGGTTATGAGGGATTAGGCAAACCACATAAGAGATCCAGCATTTGAATCCAGGCCTCCAGGTAGACAAGAATAAAGTACTTCTAATTGCTCCTCTAAGGTACCATGTTCCATAAGAGTATGATTTCTGACAAGTTGAATCTGTCTCTCTTCAGATCCGTTCTTGTAGTTTGTACCATTTGAGCCCAAGGTGTCATAAAAATAACAAGACCATTGCTTAAGTATAAAAGctgtaaacaaattaaaatgaataatatttTACCTTTAAATTTTCTAGTAACATTTGCAATCCTTGAGCTCAGCAGGTGAGAGCCAACATGGTGTGCCACTGTGAATTCATAGGCAGCGAACGTAGATCTAGAGGATATTGAAATGGGGGTTGGCTGCGGGAAATGATACAGCCTTTTACTTCTGAATACCGGTGGTCAATCTTGATTAGGTCATAACTGTACTCAGTTTGCTGACCTAACTCTAAGACCCCcattcaactcccactgaagtccatggaagccTTTCCAATGATTTCAAGAGAAGGTAGATCTGGCCCTCAGTCTGCAGCGTGCATTACAAAACCTCTTTCTTGAATGGCCCAATTTGGCATGATCGGGAGTCTAGGCTCAGGAGAGACCTACAACAACATGGGTATTGCAGGCTATCCCCCCTCAGCTTGCACTGATGTCAGCGAGAACTGAGGGGCATTGGTGGAGCATGGTGAGGCACATACAGCATTTACCCAGAGTGGTCAGGCTCTCACATGCACGAACAAGAGCAGACATATTTAAACAGGTCCAATGTATTTATGTACCTTTATTCACTGAATGGAAAATATGCCAAGCTACCATTTTAGCCTTTCAAGGCAGAGCCAGCTCTAAAGTGGTCTCAGATTTTCTAGTTTAAACAACAATCTGTCTTAAATGTAGAGATTTTGGTTTAATCAAGTAATACTCTGTGAACATCGAAGGAAGTAAAACTCTTGGGGCCTATCATGTTTCCTGTATCAAAGTCTCATGAGCCAGCATAGCAGGATCTCACTAATGGGGAAAATGATTGAGCTTttcactgcatttccttttctttttttcttttttttgtttaaatgataaAGAAAATCTACATTTCGGTAAGTGGAGTTGGGTTTTtagtatttaaatataaaatttagaAAAGTCATAAAAAAGCTTGTCCAGGCTTTGAGTAAGCCTTGAATTTGTATTGTAAGTATAGTTCAAAAAACGTACAGTCTGAGGACAAAAATCTGTGCTATCTGAAACTAActacttaaaaataatgaaacaaaaggaaatggttAATATTGAATAAAAGAGCATTGTGTTCACCTGTTTTCTAATTCCTTGCATTTTCTAGGCAGCTTATAAAAACAAATAGACAACGTAATACAGTCATGTGTACAAGTCTgggctgtttttttctttttctgaaatgaaaaacctTATAGGCTTTGATAAACATTCTTTTCTAACAACTGGTTTTAGTGCTTTGACTACTGCAAGAGGCATTAGAGAAATCAGATGGTGGTATCATTCAAAAGAAACATCCAGGAGTTTTTACTCTaggacaaagaaaaacaaaactttttgtggCACAGGTCACAGATTAAAAACAATCTGCATGTTGGACTGGAATTTCTCAGAACCTCCAGAATAAAGTATACTGTACACTTTTCCTTGCTTTCTGTTATGCACTGTAATGAAATGtggaacccccgccccccccccgctgtaTTTAGCTGTATGTGAATGAAACATGCTTGTATTTAGCAAAATTGTTAATGTGATTATGTGAAATTCAAATCTTGTAAAGAAAAActtgtgtttttttccttcccccgcACTCCCATTCTTCATCAGTGAGCCATCTAGTAACTCCGTACTTCTACACAGCAACCAGGACTGAAAAtccaatacaaaataataaacaacatGCACTCTGTTTACAACAAATCTACCATGCATTTTCTCTTAACGATGTGTCTTTCGGTAGCCAATTTTTAAGATGCGCTCATTGTCCTTGTGGGAAAAAAGTCAATAGGGGTCTATCAAAAGTCAATACAGCTCtacaggatttatttaaaaaaaaaaatccattgggTTTTTATAATTCATTGGTTCACAGCCAGTGACAGTTACAGTAGTTATCCACAATATTAAAGCACCatatgccagatcctcagctggtgtaacttttCCTAGCTCCCTCAACTTCAGTGAAGCTAGAACACCTTCTACCAGCTGCTGATTTGTCCCCATATAAAGCAAAGAGAACTTGAGACTATAAATATAAGAATGAGACTAAATAGCCAGAATCTGCAGTGTTAGACCATCTGTAGGTATTTTCCTTCAAAGCACCATTATTTAATATCTAGGATTTGCAATCAAATCCTaaagaacagtttaaaaacaaaaaacagagcaaGGTTATCGTTGTCTGTAGGCTGTATGCATAAGGATATATTCCACCGTTCAGAGACCAGTTAGCCTGGAATGGGGAGCAGTTCAGAAACCCCTTAGCACGTCTATGTGTAGTGGAGAGACATTTTATAAGTTTACGTAAAGGTTTCAATCTCTTTTCAGGGTGGCCCCCACTGCTTGCACCATGAACAGAATGGCTCTGCTTGCTCCTTATGCTTAAAGCAAATTCTCAGGATTGTGTGTTAGGTGCAACCGGTGGGGATACTGTTTGGGTTTTATTGCTGATCCCTCTCTACTCCAAAGCACTAGCTAATAATAGGTTTGCTGGCTTGTAAATGTTTAGCTTGACTTTTTACTGGGCACGGTGGAGAAATGCAATCACTGCCTTGAAGCCATCCAAAAAGAGAGCAGCTTTACAACAGGCAGAAATTCCCGATGTGAGACTCATACTAATCCACCGTGTGGGAGAGGGTGCCGGGGCAGAACAGTGGAAAACTGCATGGGCCTGCAGTTGCCCCTCACTTCACCAGAAACATCATGTGATTCCTTCTCATCTTTTGGGCCATTCCACTACCTATGGCTGCCAGCTCTAGCAACAATCCACTAACCCCTTTCTTGTCTACTGCTGCATTCAGCATAGAGAAGGAGCAAACAGTCTGGCACAGAGAGATGAGCCAAGCCTGAGCATGCTGCAGCTAGCAGTAACTGGGGGCAATGGGGCTAGGAAAGCAGAACAAACAGCAGAAGCTTCCTAATCCCATTAGCGATAATTACCCCATTCCAATGGCCAACACACTCCCACTCTGCGTACTCACTTCCTCTCTTAGCCTCTTAAAGCTAGAGGTAGGCAACTAATTCCTAACAGTTTATCCAATGAATTTTGCCCCATCTCTGCTAATTAAATCACCATGCCCCAACAGACAGTCTGCAAATGCTGTGCACCAAATTCCTGCAGGTAATTCTTGGGAGTAGGGGACCAGCCTGGCACAAGCATTCACAAGTCACACTAGGAGGGTAGTTCTGAATGGACATGTATATAAAATCCATCTGGGGAGAGAGTCAAGGAGGGTTGGTAAACCACAAGATTccttccccccgctcccagcccctgaAGAAGCAGTCACTTGCTAGGAGGTTGGAGTCAGGAAGCCGAGTGAGGGCAGTGGCACCTAAGCTGTCTGCACCATTTGGCATCACGTGCTCTTCTCCAGGATCACATAGGTAGTGCAGGCCACCACAAAATCCTTGCTACTGTGTCCCTGTCCCAGTGCCACTGCTGATATGGATCTCCCTGGCAAGTACAAGGGACAAATGCTAAGCAGAATAGCCACCAGTACTCCCGGTTTGACTGCCAGCTTTTGAACCCAGGCCAAGGAACTGCTGCCCCGGCCTAGACAGCAAGCTAATCAGCAACTTCCTGCCCCCAGGGCATGGGCTGCTTCTCTCTATCAGAGGCAGTTTGCTCCCAGCTCTGGTCCTCTGCGGATTGTTCTAGAGCCACACTCCGGCTACTCAACTTATCAGCAGCGTGAAGCTGGGAGCACTGGAGAAAGTTAATTAGCAGTCAGCAGAGAAGCCTGCATTCTGGGGACAAAAAGTCAGCCACCATGATGGGCCAAGCATgacagagggagctggggggaaggggaacaccAAGGGAGAAACGAGAGCCAAAGGTTAACTGAAGAAAGGGAAGGAGTGGAGGGAATTAGGAGGGAGCTGGAAGAGAAATGAGAAACTGCTTCCTTTACAGTACAGAA is part of the Chelonia mydas isolate rCheMyd1 chromosome 9, rCheMyd1.pri.v2, whole genome shotgun sequence genome and harbors:
- the RAB39B gene encoding ras-related protein Rab-39B gives rise to the protein MEAIWLYQFRLIVIGDSTVGKSCLIRRFTEGRFAQVSDPTVGVDFFSRLVEIEPGKRIKLQIWDTAGQERFRSITRAYYRNSVGGLLLFDITNRRSFQNVHEWLEETKVHVQPYQIVFVLVGHKCDLDTQRQVTRHEAEKLAAAYGMKYIETSARDAINVEKAFTDLTRDIYELVKRGEISIQEGWEGVKSGFVPNVVHSSEEVVKSDRRCLC